A genomic window from Chrysoperla carnea chromosome 3, inChrCarn1.1, whole genome shotgun sequence includes:
- the LOC123295289 gene encoding uncharacterized protein LOC123295289 isoform X2 — MPRTKFRKQPLAKISEKENVESSITKTNFTAMTEKKLVDCIADLNQLRDRYLAQIDTKERQLKMVFKFDIMKHKTLEQLKNESGETSIDSLSVQSVHQNSCDEESSEFTSSKTTSKVTFNTTSSNMTMNSSNMSAFKTPMVNNFMSKEAALAAGYITPKVKPNRPLTVLRRAQPGEMVVSMTGSPVLVQAIDAERPNVNVPLADGRIISVQPQNSIRRSEIPEIDETTRKYLQTLRDNLDKIVNHVK; from the exons atgccacGAACGAAATTTAGAAAACAACCATTGGCAAAAATAAGCGAAAAAGAAAATGTAGAATCCTCCATAACTAAAACGAATTTTACTGCTATGACTGAAAAGAAgt tggtAGATTGTATCGCAGATTTAAATCAACTCAGAGATAGATATTTGGCGCAAATTGATACAAAAGAAAGacaattaaaaatggttttcaaatttgatataatGAAACATAAAACCTTAGAACAGCTG aaaaatgaaaGCGGTGAAACATCCATCGATTCTTTAAGTGTTCAAAGTGTTCATCAAAATTCATGCGACGAAG AATCATCTGAATTCACATCATCAAAAACAACATCGAAAGTTACATTTAATACAACCAGCAGTAATATGACCATGAATTCGAGCAACATGTCAGCATTTAAAACACCCATGGTCAATAATTTCATGTCAAAAGAAGCAGCATTAGCTGCTGGTTACATAACACCAAAAGTCAAACCAAATAGACCATTAACAGTATTACGACGAGCACAACCTGGTGAAATGGTTGTATCGATGACCGGTAGTCCTGTTTTAGTACAAGCCATTGATGCAGAAAGACCAAATGTTAATGTACCTTTAGCTGATGGACGAATAATTAGTGTACAACCGCAGAATTCAATACGACGTTCTGAAATACCTGAAATTGATGAGACTACACGAAAGTATTTACAAACATTACGTGATAATCTTGATAAAATTGTTAATcacgttaaataa
- the LOC123295289 gene encoding uncharacterized protein LOC123295289 isoform X1, producing the protein MPRTKFRKQPLAKISEKENVESSITKTNFTAMTEKKLVDCIADLNQLRDRYLAQIDTKERQLKMVFKFDIMKHKTLEQLKNESGETSIDSLSVQSVHQNSCDEGYLTTESSEFTSSKTTSKVTFNTTSSNMTMNSSNMSAFKTPMVNNFMSKEAALAAGYITPKVKPNRPLTVLRRAQPGEMVVSMTGSPVLVQAIDAERPNVNVPLADGRIISVQPQNSIRRSEIPEIDETTRKYLQTLRDNLDKIVNHVK; encoded by the exons atgccacGAACGAAATTTAGAAAACAACCATTGGCAAAAATAAGCGAAAAAGAAAATGTAGAATCCTCCATAACTAAAACGAATTTTACTGCTATGACTGAAAAGAAgt tggtAGATTGTATCGCAGATTTAAATCAACTCAGAGATAGATATTTGGCGCAAATTGATACAAAAGAAAGacaattaaaaatggttttcaaatttgatataatGAAACATAAAACCTTAGAACAGCTG aaaaatgaaaGCGGTGAAACATCCATCGATTCTTTAAGTGTTCAAAGTGTTCATCAAAATTCATGCGACGAAG GATATTTAACTACAGAATCATCTGAATTCACATCATCAAAAACAACATCGAAAGTTACATTTAATACAACCAGCAGTAATATGACCATGAATTCGAGCAACATGTCAGCATTTAAAACACCCATGGTCAATAATTTCATGTCAAAAGAAGCAGCATTAGCTGCTGGTTACATAACACCAAAAGTCAAACCAAATAGACCATTAACAGTATTACGACGAGCACAACCTGGTGAAATGGTTGTATCGATGACCGGTAGTCCTGTTTTAGTACAAGCCATTGATGCAGAAAGACCAAATGTTAATGTACCTTTAGCTGATGGACGAATAATTAGTGTACAACCGCAGAATTCAATACGACGTTCTGAAATACCTGAAATTGATGAGACTACACGAAAGTATTTACAAACATTACGTGATAATCTTGATAAAATTGTTAATcacgttaaataa